One genomic segment of Alicycliphilus denitrificans K601 includes these proteins:
- a CDS encoding glycosyltransferase family 4 protein, whose translation MRILYHHRTASKDGQAVHIEEMIDAMRALGHEVRVVAPLADQDDGRMGGGVGWVHHLKAVLPKAMYEFMELAYSLVAYRKLMATAREFKPDLIYERYNLFLLAGLMVKRRLDVPLLLEVNAPLVFERSQHSGGLALRTLARWAEGKAWRGADAVLPVTAVLAAHVRDYGVPAERIHVIPNGINRAHFAHAPSPAEAKASLGLQGRVVLGFTGFVRDWHGVDRIIDWMAGTDAPTDTHLLVVGDGPVRTELQAQACRLGLGERVTFTGVIHRDQVPAYVAAFDVALQPAVTPYASPLKLMEYLVLGKAVIAPATPNLQEVLADGLNALLFDEAQPGALEHVLQRVCSDSVLRGRLAQGAADTIDRLELTWLGNARRALSLVQARG comes from the coding sequence ATGCGTATCCTCTACCACCATCGCACAGCCTCGAAAGATGGGCAGGCTGTGCATATCGAAGAAATGATCGACGCCATGCGCGCCCTGGGGCACGAGGTGCGCGTCGTCGCCCCTCTGGCCGATCAGGACGATGGTCGTATGGGCGGTGGTGTGGGCTGGGTGCATCACCTCAAGGCCGTATTGCCCAAGGCCATGTATGAATTCATGGAACTGGCCTATAGCCTGGTGGCCTATCGCAAGCTGATGGCCACAGCACGCGAATTCAAGCCCGACCTCATCTACGAGCGCTACAACCTGTTCCTGCTGGCCGGTCTCATGGTCAAGCGCCGCCTGGACGTGCCTCTGTTACTGGAAGTGAATGCGCCATTGGTGTTCGAGCGCTCGCAGCACAGCGGTGGCTTGGCCTTGCGCACCTTGGCCCGCTGGGCCGAGGGCAAGGCCTGGCGTGGGGCTGATGCCGTGCTGCCCGTCACTGCCGTGCTGGCTGCCCATGTGCGCGACTATGGCGTGCCGGCCGAGCGGATCCATGTCATCCCCAATGGCATCAACCGCGCCCACTTCGCCCATGCCCCAAGTCCGGCCGAGGCTAAAGCCAGCCTTGGCTTGCAGGGCAGGGTTGTGCTGGGCTTTACCGGATTCGTGCGTGACTGGCATGGTGTCGATCGCATCATTGATTGGATGGCCGGCACAGATGCACCCACTGACACCCATCTGTTAGTGGTGGGGGACGGTCCGGTACGCACCGAACTGCAGGCCCAGGCCTGCCGTCTGGGACTGGGAGAACGAGTCACCTTCACCGGCGTGATCCACCGTGACCAAGTGCCCGCTTACGTGGCTGCCTTCGACGTGGCTTTGCAACCCGCCGTCACGCCCTATGCTTCGCCGCTCAAGCTCATGGAATATCTGGTGCTGGGTAAGGCCGTTATCGCTCCGGCCACGCCCAACCTGCAAGAGGTGCTGGCCGATGGTCTCAATGCGCTGCTGTTCGATGAAGCACAGCCCGGCGCACTGGAGCATGTCCTGCAGCGCGTGTGCAGCGACAGCGTGTTACGCGGGCGTCTGGCCCAAGGGGCGGCGGACACTATCGACCGGCTGGAACTGACCTGGCTGGGTAATGCGCGCAGGGCTCTGAGCCTGGTACAAGCGAGGGGGTGA
- a CDS encoding glycosyltransferase family 4 protein: protein MKILLFSSLYPSAVRPIHGIFVETRLRELLKTGEVQAKVVAPVPWFPFKGKRFGAYARFAATPHMEQRNGVEVHHPRYLLLPKVGMNLAPYAMALGALPAIRRLQRRGFDFDLIDAHYYYPDGVAAALLAKWLNKPFVVTARGSDLNLIAQYSFPRKLILQAAEQASASIGVSQALMDRLAELGADRSKLNILRNGVDLERFVPEDRAEARQRLGLPVPGRYLLSVGNLVELKGHHIAIEALSHLPEVTLLIAGAGPEEGSLKVLAERMGVAERVCWAGVVPQAELKWWYSAADALALCSSREGWANVLLEAMACGTPVVATDICGTPEVVSRPAAGVLMARRDARALVTAWLDLHSQLPTREETRAYAQTFSWDATTQGQLQLFRRIADARR from the coding sequence ATGAAAATTCTGCTGTTCTCCAGCCTTTACCCCAGTGCGGTGCGCCCCATCCATGGCATCTTCGTGGAGACGCGCTTGCGCGAACTGCTCAAGACGGGCGAGGTGCAGGCCAAGGTGGTGGCGCCCGTGCCGTGGTTTCCTTTCAAGGGCAAGCGCTTTGGCGCATACGCGCGGTTCGCCGCCACGCCGCACATGGAGCAGCGCAACGGTGTCGAGGTGCATCACCCGCGTTATCTGCTGCTGCCCAAGGTGGGCATGAATCTCGCGCCTTATGCCATGGCGCTGGGGGCCTTGCCCGCCATCCGCCGGTTGCAGCGCCGGGGTTTCGACTTCGACCTCATTGATGCCCACTACTACTACCCCGACGGCGTGGCCGCCGCGCTGTTGGCCAAATGGCTTAACAAGCCGTTTGTGGTGACGGCTCGCGGCTCCGACCTGAACCTCATCGCGCAGTACTCTTTTCCGCGCAAGCTGATCCTGCAGGCGGCTGAGCAGGCCAGCGCTTCGATTGGCGTGAGCCAGGCGCTCATGGACCGTTTGGCAGAACTGGGGGCCGATCGCTCCAAGCTCAACATCTTGCGCAACGGTGTGGACCTGGAGCGTTTCGTGCCCGAAGACCGTGCCGAAGCCCGCCAGCGCCTGGGCTTGCCGGTACCGGGACGCTACTTGCTCTCGGTTGGGAACCTGGTCGAGCTCAAGGGCCACCACATCGCCATCGAGGCACTGTCTCACTTGCCTGAAGTCACGCTGCTGATCGCAGGCGCCGGTCCGGAAGAGGGCTCCTTGAAAGTCTTGGCCGAGCGCATGGGCGTGGCTGAGCGTGTGTGCTGGGCTGGCGTGGTACCCCAGGCTGAACTGAAGTGGTGGTACAGCGCGGCCGATGCCCTGGCCCTGTGCAGCAGCCGCGAGGGCTGGGCCAACGTGCTGCTGGAGGCCATGGCCTGCGGTACGCCGGTGGTGGCGACCGATATTTGTGGTACGCCCGAGGTGGTGAGTAGGCCAGCGGCCGGTGTGCTCATGGCCCGCCGCGATGCACGGGCCCTGGTCACGGCCTGGCTCGACCTGCACAGCCAATTGCCAACGCGAGAAGAAACCCGAGCCTACGCGCAGACCTTCTCCTGGGATGCAACGACGCAGGGGCAACTACAACTGTTTCGAAGGATCGCTGATGCCCGGCGCTGA
- a CDS encoding ArnT family glycosyltransferase: MPGADWRPIDRQERLLAWALVLACVVLLFVQAPHGGAFYWSDSPRHALNGVFVMDLVKAMPLDDPTGYAYRYYAQYPALTILLYPPLFYAISAPFYAVFGVSQETALLVVALHYVALGLGCWRLARYWLPAVPSLAFAALVLWLPEVAFWGRQVMLEVPAFAFLAWSAVAVMAYLSGGHVKWLYLGVALLVLGMYTKISVGYMGVVYAILVLQRDGWAAMRNRHHWWVAVLAIVGLLPLAVLTLKFGQANVQSVAGVADAVASRASWRGWVWYLQQIPSQVGWPLTVLGLAGAAMAAWRRTPGLGFWWAGFALGYLFFSSIDLKEARHSVFLLPTVVFFAVLLLYTLLPPPRLGRWSVAALALLVLATAGLTAWTRPVFYVQGYAQAAAEVARLAPHDSTVLFSGYRDGSFVFNMRAREDRRDLHVMRADKLLLGVAVRRELGVEQKGLTEAEIADAINANGVHYVVMQPGFWTDLEAMQRFERVMASGQFEQVARIATPANYPAHETQLVVYRNKGQVAPRRSGTDIELKIINRRISAD, encoded by the coding sequence ATGCCCGGCGCTGATTGGCGTCCCATCGATCGGCAAGAGCGCCTGCTGGCCTGGGCTTTGGTGCTGGCGTGCGTGGTGCTGCTGTTCGTGCAGGCACCGCACGGCGGGGCCTTTTACTGGAGTGACTCGCCACGCCACGCCCTCAATGGCGTATTTGTCATGGACCTCGTCAAGGCCATGCCCTTGGATGACCCCACCGGCTATGCCTACCGCTATTACGCTCAGTACCCCGCGCTCACCATCCTGCTCTATCCGCCGCTGTTCTATGCGATCAGCGCGCCGTTCTATGCCGTATTTGGGGTGTCGCAAGAAACGGCGCTGCTGGTGGTGGCCCTGCACTACGTCGCGCTGGGCCTGGGCTGCTGGCGCTTGGCTCGCTACTGGCTGCCTGCGGTGCCGTCGCTGGCCTTTGCCGCGCTGGTGCTGTGGCTGCCTGAGGTGGCGTTCTGGGGCCGACAGGTAATGCTGGAGGTGCCTGCATTTGCATTTCTAGCCTGGAGCGCAGTGGCCGTGATGGCCTACCTGAGTGGCGGTCACGTGAAGTGGCTGTACCTGGGGGTGGCGTTGCTGGTGCTGGGCATGTACACCAAGATCAGCGTGGGCTACATGGGCGTGGTTTACGCCATCTTGGTACTGCAGCGCGACGGCTGGGCGGCGATGCGCAACCGCCATCACTGGTGGGTGGCGGTCTTGGCCATTGTCGGATTGCTGCCCCTGGCGGTACTCACGCTCAAGTTCGGCCAGGCCAATGTGCAATCGGTCGCCGGCGTGGCCGATGCCGTGGCCTCGCGCGCCAGTTGGCGGGGGTGGGTGTGGTATCTGCAGCAGATTCCCTCGCAGGTGGGTTGGCCGCTGACAGTGTTGGGCCTGGCTGGTGCGGCCATGGCTGCGTGGCGGCGCACGCCCGGTTTGGGCTTCTGGTGGGCTGGCTTTGCCTTGGGCTACTTGTTTTTCTCGTCCATTGATCTGAAGGAGGCACGCCATAGCGTCTTCCTGCTGCCCACGGTAGTTTTCTTCGCCGTGCTCTTGCTGTACACGCTGCTTCCTCCGCCCCGCCTGGGGCGTTGGTCGGTGGCTGCACTGGCCCTGCTGGTGCTTGCCACTGCCGGCTTGACCGCGTGGACGCGCCCCGTGTTCTACGTGCAGGGTTATGCGCAGGCTGCCGCCGAGGTGGCACGCCTAGCGCCGCACGACAGCACGGTCCTGTTCTCAGGCTATCGCGATGGCTCGTTCGTGTTCAACATGCGGGCACGGGAAGATCGGCGTGACCTGCACGTGATGCGGGCCGACAAGCTGCTGCTTGGCGTGGCCGTGCGGCGGGAGTTGGGCGTCGAGCAGAAGGGCCTCACCGAGGCCGAGATTGCCGATGCTATCAACGCCAACGGTGTTCACTATGTGGTGATGCAGCCTGGCTTCTGGACCGACCTAGAGGCCATGCAGCGCTTCGAGCGCGTGATGGCCAGCGGCCAGTTTGAGCAGGTGGCTCGCATCGCCACTCCGGCCAACTATCCGGCGCACGAGACACAACTGGTGGTTTATCGCAACAAGGGGCAGGTGGCGCCTCGGCGGTCGGGAACGGACATCGAGCTCAAGATCATCAACCGGCGCATCAGTGCTGATTGA
- a CDS encoding putative O-glycosylation ligase, exosortase A system-associated, producing MRDLAFALMLLAALPLALARPFNAYLLWGWTGMLAPTTYFYGFMVGARVNFVFAMLTLVLLVFGRVSWRNYQGNVVAWLYLLLAIHATFAFWFAYAGNPYDEQYYEILLKGLLFAVVMPFFVRERVHFHAVLIVIALGLGIHGVLNGLKTIASGGGHLMLGPEGTMLADRNHLSTALALVLPVLLYLQTYATNRLVRLGYLGAFCVVVLAILGGGSRAGFVAVSVVGMWLIFTTRRKGLAVVLVVAAVVGFLAFAPEDITERMSTITEAEDDNSFMGRVFAWRVSSAIALANPIFGGGFHAVQVQSIWDNFKASSGLLGFLHLPVPEFSAKAAHSIYFEVMGDLGFVGLGLFLFILARALWCRRVIKRATARLGSPYQWARDMADMLMLAVLAYMVGGAAVSLGYFEVIYMVVMLMELLRIHVVRALADPMRREMASGAGGKA from the coding sequence ATGCGTGATCTGGCTTTTGCCCTGATGCTGCTCGCCGCGCTACCCTTGGCGCTGGCGCGGCCCTTCAACGCCTATCTGCTGTGGGGGTGGACCGGAATGCTGGCGCCCACCACGTATTTCTATGGCTTCATGGTGGGGGCACGGGTGAATTTCGTGTTTGCCATGCTTACCTTGGTGCTGCTGGTCTTTGGGCGGGTGTCATGGCGCAATTACCAGGGCAACGTCGTGGCCTGGCTGTACCTGCTGCTGGCTATCCATGCCACTTTCGCGTTCTGGTTTGCCTATGCCGGCAACCCTTATGACGAACAGTACTACGAGATCCTGCTCAAGGGACTGCTGTTCGCCGTGGTCATGCCCTTCTTCGTGCGCGAGCGCGTGCATTTCCATGCCGTGCTTATCGTCATTGCCCTGGGCCTGGGGATTCATGGTGTACTCAATGGCCTCAAGACCATCGCCTCGGGTGGCGGGCACCTCATGCTGGGCCCCGAGGGCACCATGCTGGCCGACCGCAACCACCTCTCCACAGCGCTGGCCCTGGTGCTTCCGGTGCTTTTGTACCTGCAGACCTATGCCACCAACCGCCTCGTCCGCCTGGGCTATCTGGGTGCTTTTTGCGTGGTGGTTCTGGCCATTTTGGGTGGCGGCTCGCGTGCTGGTTTCGTTGCGGTGTCGGTGGTGGGCATGTGGCTCATTTTCACGACCAGGCGCAAGGGCTTGGCCGTTGTCCTGGTGGTCGCCGCTGTGGTGGGTTTTCTGGCCTTTGCTCCCGAAGACATCACCGAGCGCATGTCCACCATCACGGAGGCGGAAGACGATAACTCCTTCATGGGCCGGGTGTTTGCCTGGAGGGTCAGTTCGGCCATTGCGTTGGCCAATCCAATCTTTGGTGGTGGCTTCCATGCCGTGCAGGTCCAGTCGATCTGGGACAACTTCAAGGCGTCCTCGGGCTTGCTGGGTTTTCTGCATCTGCCCGTGCCGGAGTTCTCGGCCAAGGCAGCCCACAGCATCTATTTCGAGGTGATGGGCGATCTGGGCTTTGTGGGACTGGGCCTGTTTTTGTTTATTCTGGCAAGGGCACTCTGGTGCCGGCGGGTCATCAAACGCGCGACGGCCCGGCTCGGCTCGCCATACCAATGGGCGCGCGACATGGCCGATATGCTCATGCTGGCCGTGCTGGCCTATATGGTGGGTGGCGCGGCCGTGAGTCTGGGCTACTTCGAGGTGATCTATATGGTCGTAATGCTCATGGAACTGCTGCGCATCCACGTGGTGCGTGCACTGGCCGATCCCATGCGGCGGGAGATGGCATCGGGGGCAGGAGGGAAGGCGTGA
- a CDS encoding polysaccharide deacetylase family protein gives MISRLVLQSLSKDKLSVLLFHKVPQQCDPLVPADVNMARFEHLLDYTFSQLQVLPLEEAVGRLQTGRLPRRAACITFDDGYPDWLAGVAPALRRRNLHATFFITSGQFDGVPLWHERILAALRRLPGPWLDLGIPFLPAQPVVTMDDRRRQVQRLEQELKYLTLHRREQILQQLEAAAGVQAADVPVMSENQLRDLHSQGFGIGAHTALHPILDYCNAEEAEREIGGAREHLQAIVGGPVNGFAYPNGRPYADFSRLHVDAVRHAGYRYAVTTHWGVADACTSPFQIPRFTPWAERDWHVTYQLVRNLMTEPMQVPEAAV, from the coding sequence GTGATTTCGAGGCTGGTACTGCAATCCTTGTCCAAGGACAAACTGTCGGTCCTTCTGTTCCACAAGGTGCCGCAGCAGTGCGACCCGCTGGTGCCTGCCGATGTGAACATGGCCCGGTTCGAGCATTTGCTGGACTACACGTTTTCCCAGTTGCAAGTGCTTCCGTTGGAGGAGGCCGTTGGCCGCCTGCAGACAGGCCGCCTGCCAAGGCGTGCGGCCTGCATCACCTTCGATGACGGCTATCCCGACTGGCTGGCGGGTGTGGCGCCTGCACTGCGCAGGCGTAACCTGCACGCCACCTTTTTCATCACCTCGGGCCAATTTGACGGTGTCCCCCTGTGGCACGAACGCATCCTGGCGGCGCTGCGCCGCCTGCCGGGACCATGGCTGGACCTCGGCATTCCCTTTTTGCCGGCGCAGCCTGTGGTCACTATGGATGATCGGCGGCGCCAGGTGCAGCGGCTGGAGCAGGAGTTGAAATACCTTACGCTCCATCGGCGTGAGCAGATACTGCAGCAGTTGGAGGCTGCGGCAGGTGTGCAAGCAGCCGACGTTCCGGTGATGAGCGAGAACCAACTGCGCGATTTGCACAGCCAGGGCTTTGGTATTGGTGCCCACACTGCCTTGCACCCCATCCTGGACTACTGCAATGCCGAGGAAGCCGAGCGTGAGATTGGCGGCGCCCGTGAACACCTGCAAGCCATAGTGGGCGGGCCGGTGAATGGCTTTGCCTACCCCAATGGCCGTCCCTATGCCGATTTCTCCCGCCTGCACGTGGATGCCGTGAGGCATGCTGGCTACCGTTACGCTGTCACCACCCATTGGGGGGTGGCTGACGCGTGCACGTCGCCGTTCCAGATTCCGCGCTTCACTCCGTGGGCCGAGCGCGATTGGCACGTGACCTATCAACTGGTGCGCAACCTGATGACGGAACCGATGCAGGTGCCAGAGGCGGCTGTATGA
- a CDS encoding polysaccharide deacetylase family protein — protein sequence MSIAVSLKDGLRTALYRCGALGAWHRWRNRRVLTVLMFHRVLPSDDPAFALAEREFTFTLGGFRRTLDFVQRHYSVLGLDDLQAARREQRPLPPNPMLITFDDGWRDTLTHAVPELARRGLPAVLFLASEVVALDSPRWWQDALVAALEEPGASARLCAAAGWTEKPQGSVSQAPAAHLGAMPEAERCAWLEQHAPGVLGQVAERQMVTLGELKALEAGRLAIGGHGHTHSPLTLSPDPEAELQASEHMLGELNQPVRSMSFPHGAWSSTLVAVARKSGFEWMFTSDAVLADVSRWPSPLPALGRIHVPENAWTCRAGDIDSARLATFLFFRPLQRH from the coding sequence ATGAGCATTGCCGTATCCCTGAAGGACGGTTTGCGCACAGCGCTCTATCGCTGCGGTGCATTGGGGGCGTGGCACCGCTGGCGCAATCGCCGCGTCCTCACGGTGCTCATGTTCCATCGGGTGCTGCCTTCTGATGACCCGGCTTTTGCCCTCGCCGAGAGGGAATTCACCTTTACCCTTGGCGGCTTTCGGCGCACGCTGGACTTCGTGCAGCGTCACTACAGCGTACTGGGCCTGGACGACTTGCAGGCTGCCCGCCGGGAGCAGCGGCCCTTGCCCCCCAACCCCATGCTGATCACCTTTGACGATGGCTGGCGCGACACCTTGACCCATGCAGTCCCCGAACTGGCCCGGCGTGGCCTGCCGGCGGTGCTGTTCCTGGCCAGTGAGGTTGTGGCTCTGGACAGTCCGCGCTGGTGGCAAGACGCGTTGGTGGCGGCCCTGGAAGAACCTGGGGCGTCTGCTCGGTTGTGTGCGGCCGCAGGGTGGACCGAGAAGCCGCAGGGGAGTGTCAGCCAGGCCCCGGCGGCCCATCTGGGCGCCATGCCGGAAGCCGAGCGCTGCGCGTGGTTGGAGCAGCATGCTCCAGGTGTCCTGGGCCAGGTTGCAGAGCGGCAAATGGTGACGCTGGGCGAATTGAAAGCCTTGGAAGCGGGCCGCCTCGCCATCGGAGGGCATGGTCACACGCACAGCCCCTTGACCTTGTCTCCAGATCCCGAGGCTGAGTTGCAGGCCAGCGAGCACATGCTGGGCGAACTGAACCAGCCAGTGCGAAGCATGTCGTTTCCGCACGGAGCCTGGTCCAGTACATTGGTCGCAGTGGCAAGAAAGAGCGGGTTCGAGTGGATGTTCACCAGCGATGCCGTGTTGGCAGATGTATCACGCTGGCCGAGTCCGTTGCCCGCGCTGGGGCGTATCCACGTGCCTGAGAACGCCTGGACCTGCAGGGCGGGCGATATTGATTCTGCTCGCCTGGCCACGTTTTTGTTCTTTCGCCCATTGCAGCGCCACTGA
- a CDS encoding GNAT family N-acetyltransferase, protein MNTDRLRIRRKPFNMLTAAERDGWARLLDENSSSRWAFLSPTYAEAVNATVDPVDVLLCWRDDELVGVMPLQRSAGWLGRLGLREPVGRQMTDYFGLLARFEVRLEWQSLLKAAGIPCLYFTHLDESQTVHGLAGDSPRKGLRTHIHSDGGDTYWELLRARKRKVVSEIERRERKLVTEHGSLTFEMQSAAPAQDLELLVALKNAQYLRTGHDGGALLNPANVRLLNRLLESRDPLCLPRLSVLRCGGQLVAGHFGLQCGPLLHYWFPAYDSRLAAYSPGRVLYRHILSKARDYGIACIDHGEGDSVAKRDFANDEHQYLKGLVSANPWGQALGLIQRLRWRFAA, encoded by the coding sequence ATGAATACCGACCGCCTGCGCATTCGGCGCAAACCCTTCAACATGTTGACCGCGGCGGAGCGCGATGGGTGGGCACGGTTGCTCGATGAGAACTCGTCTTCGCGCTGGGCATTTCTGTCGCCTACTTATGCGGAGGCAGTGAACGCCACCGTCGATCCCGTGGATGTGCTGTTGTGCTGGCGTGACGACGAATTGGTGGGTGTAATGCCGCTGCAACGTTCGGCTGGATGGCTGGGGCGCTTGGGCCTGAGGGAGCCGGTGGGGCGCCAGATGACCGACTACTTCGGCCTCCTGGCGCGTTTCGAGGTCAGGCTGGAGTGGCAGTCATTGCTGAAGGCGGCTGGCATACCGTGTCTGTATTTCACACACCTTGACGAAAGCCAGACGGTCCATGGTCTGGCCGGAGACAGCCCGAGGAAGGGGCTGCGCACACATATTCATTCCGATGGCGGAGATACCTACTGGGAATTGCTGCGAGCCCGGAAAAGAAAGGTCGTTAGCGAGATAGAGCGGCGTGAGCGCAAACTGGTAACGGAGCATGGCTCACTGACGTTCGAGATGCAATCCGCTGCGCCTGCACAGGATCTGGAACTGCTGGTGGCGCTGAAGAACGCGCAATATCTGCGTACCGGCCATGATGGCGGAGCGTTGTTGAACCCAGCCAATGTGCGGCTATTGAACCGTCTGCTGGAGTCTCGCGATCCACTCTGTCTGCCTCGGCTCAGCGTGCTGCGTTGTGGCGGGCAACTGGTTGCGGGCCATTTCGGCCTGCAGTGCGGGCCGCTGCTGCATTATTGGTTTCCTGCCTATGACAGTCGGCTTGCCGCCTATTCCCCCGGACGTGTGCTGTATCGGCACATTCTGTCGAAGGCACGGGATTACGGCATTGCCTGCATAGACCATGGTGAGGGCGATAGCGTGGCCAAGCGGGACTTCGCCAACGATGAGCATCAGTATCTCAAAGGTTTGGTTTCAGCCAACCCTTGGGGCCAGGCGTTGGGCCTCATTCAACGGCTGCGCTGGCGTTTCGCCGCTTGA
- a CDS encoding glycosyltransferase family 2 protein, with the protein MNRPRVSVIIPVRNGKDYLQEALDSVLQQSFTDLELLLIDDGSTDDDYDRYALQDKRVRVIHLQGMGVSRARNVGMAQSRGDLLAFLDADDVWFPGKLQAQVNYFDAHPEVGIVFGKFIRWQALPSGAFAPARSLMQDASKLTHADPERSGWLYTRLLGGLLVGMNTAVVRRTVYEAIGGFNEAMRQGEDYDFWLKASRVAEMHSLNGPVALYRIHGASAMHRLSPENHLVNLLNAAAIRWGLDTVNDQSLTPKSFHERLARVYFDHAYAHYWHGDRTIARAAFWHALRRGHHPLRCLAYIALSYWTGHAKPSTH; encoded by the coding sequence ATGAACCGCCCCCGTGTCTCCGTCATCATCCCCGTGCGCAATGGCAAGGACTACCTGCAGGAGGCCCTAGACAGCGTGCTGCAGCAATCATTTACCGATCTGGAATTGCTGCTCATCGACGATGGCTCCACAGATGACGATTACGACCGGTACGCTCTTCAGGACAAACGCGTCCGCGTAATTCACCTACAGGGCATGGGCGTTTCGCGGGCCCGCAATGTGGGCATGGCACAGTCCCGGGGAGACTTGCTGGCTTTTCTCGATGCCGACGACGTTTGGTTCCCCGGCAAGTTGCAGGCACAGGTGAATTACTTTGACGCGCATCCGGAAGTGGGCATCGTCTTTGGCAAGTTCATTCGATGGCAGGCATTGCCGAGTGGAGCGTTTGCGCCAGCCAGATCGCTCATGCAGGACGCAAGCAAGCTCACTCACGCCGATCCCGAACGGTCGGGCTGGCTGTACACCAGACTGCTGGGTGGATTGCTGGTCGGCATGAACACTGCGGTGGTGCGGCGCACCGTTTACGAGGCGATTGGCGGATTCAACGAGGCCATGCGGCAGGGTGAAGACTACGATTTCTGGCTCAAGGCTTCGCGGGTGGCTGAAATGCATTCACTCAACGGTCCCGTGGCCCTGTATCGCATCCATGGCGCCAGCGCCATGCACCGGTTGTCACCCGAGAACCACCTCGTCAATCTACTCAATGCAGCAGCCATACGATGGGGATTGGACACGGTCAATGATCAAAGTCTCACGCCCAAATCGTTCCATGAACGGCTCGCCCGCGTGTACTTTGACCATGCCTATGCCCACTACTGGCACGGCGACCGGACCATCGCCCGAGCCGCCTTCTGGCATGCACTGCGACGCGGCCATCACCCTCTTCGCTGCTTGGCCTATATCGCGCTGTCCTATTGGACAGGTCATGCAAAACCATCGACCCACTGA
- a CDS encoding oligosaccharide flippase family protein yields the protein MQFLVSNLALVANFVLSIVLARLLTPQDIGIFSMSAVLMAVAHVFRDFGVTAFIKREKELTTETLRNALGVLLITSWSVATIMFFSAPYWAHFFHEARVVPAVQVLALGFVFIPLGAIPMAILSREMAVEKSALITAVTSAVYFGASVMLALADFGPMTMAWANLVNIITTGAMARWVVDRPLPWLPSFRQLHDIVHFGLGNLLTALLKAADNALPDILLGRWMTPAAVGLFSRANSTVNMVGTALLPTVNFFALPYMAKVHHTHGPVAGEYLRASSLINALMLPALAAIAVLAHDIVSLLYGRAWLEAVPAIPWLCLSYAISSLFTLSAPALTGVGKPYAAIGPNAVLVAAKVVCAVWLMDGTLHTFALAVALGQLMSVPYYLWIHERYLGLRWTAWIRSTMSLVAQALLVGCVCLGIRQMLPQDMPPWIAIVVTGVCAMLAFLIGCLLLRLPMADELKRLQHALMQRRRSP from the coding sequence TTGCAGTTCCTCGTCAGCAACCTGGCCCTGGTCGCCAACTTCGTGCTGTCGATCGTGCTGGCCCGCCTGCTCACGCCCCAGGACATTGGCATTTTCTCCATGAGCGCAGTGCTCATGGCCGTGGCCCATGTGTTTCGCGACTTTGGCGTCACCGCATTCATTAAGCGCGAAAAAGAGCTCACAACCGAAACCCTGCGCAATGCGCTCGGCGTGCTCCTGATTACCTCTTGGAGCGTCGCCACGATCATGTTTTTTAGTGCCCCCTACTGGGCGCATTTCTTCCATGAAGCCCGAGTCGTACCCGCGGTGCAAGTGTTGGCGCTGGGCTTTGTATTCATTCCATTGGGCGCTATTCCCATGGCCATCCTGTCGCGTGAGATGGCCGTAGAGAAGTCGGCTCTTATAACTGCGGTGACCTCAGCGGTATATTTCGGCGCGTCGGTAATGCTGGCACTCGCGGATTTTGGCCCCATGACCATGGCCTGGGCCAACTTGGTCAACATCATCACTACTGGAGCCATGGCTCGCTGGGTGGTTGACCGTCCACTACCTTGGCTACCAAGCTTTCGCCAGCTTCACGACATCGTTCACTTTGGCCTGGGCAATCTGTTGACCGCCCTGCTCAAGGCGGCAGACAACGCACTGCCCGATATCCTGCTTGGACGTTGGATGACGCCTGCCGCAGTAGGCCTGTTCAGCCGCGCCAACTCCACGGTAAACATGGTGGGGACGGCATTGCTGCCCACGGTCAATTTCTTCGCCCTGCCCTACATGGCCAAGGTGCACCACACCCATGGGCCGGTGGCGGGGGAATACCTGCGCGCCAGTTCGCTGATCAACGCATTGATGCTGCCCGCGCTCGCCGCCATTGCAGTACTCGCACATGACATCGTGAGCCTGCTCTACGGCCGCGCCTGGCTGGAGGCCGTGCCCGCCATTCCGTGGCTATGCCTGTCCTATGCGATCAGCAGCCTGTTCACACTCAGCGCCCCAGCCCTGACCGGCGTCGGCAAACCCTATGCCGCCATCGGACCCAACGCCGTGTTGGTGGCGGCCAAGGTCGTATGTGCCGTTTGGCTCATGGATGGAACCCTGCACACCTTCGCGCTGGCGGTGGCGCTCGGCCAGTTGATGAGCGTGCCGTACTACCTGTGGATCCACGAGCGTTACCTGGGCCTGCGCTGGACTGCATGGATCAGGAGCACGATGTCATTGGTGGCACAAGCCCTGCTGGTGGGGTGCGTCTGCCTGGGGATACGCCAAATGTTGCCTCAAGACATGCCCCCCTGGATTGCCATTGTCGTCACGGGCGTCTGCGCCATGCTGGCGTTTTTGATAGGCTGCTTGCTGCTGCGATTGCCCATGGCCGACGAATTGAAACGGCTGCAGCACGCTCTCATGCAACGGCGACGAAGCCCGTGA